AATCTGGTGGTGCTGGAGGACGACGCTCTGCCCTGCACTGACTTCTTCTCTGTGCTCCGTGATTTACTTGGCCGCAGGTTCCTTTCGCACTCGCTGTACGTTAAACTTTATCATCCCGAACGGCTGCAGCGATACTGGAACCCGGAGCCGTACCGGATCCTGGAGTGGGTGGGGCTGGGCGTGTTCGGCTCGTCGATGAGTCTTCTGTTCCTGGCCTTCTGCACTCGATTCACTCTGCCCTTCTCTGTgccactcttcctcttcctggtGGTCTACATCATGGCTGGGGCGGAGCTTATAGGGCGTCACTACCTGTTGGAGCTGAGGCGCGTCTCCCCGCAGCTGTACGCCGTATCTCCGGCCACCGAGTGCTGCACGCCCGCCATGCTGTTCCCAGGGAACACGTCTTCCCGTGTCGCCGACCTGCTGGACGCCACCACGTGTATGAGGGGAAACGGCAAGGACATGGTGCTGTACCGGCATGCGGACTCCGCCCACAGCCTCGAACCCAACGCCATATGGCACATCGGGGCGTTTTCCTCCATCAGAGCAAATCCACCACGCCCAAAACTCCTTTAATCCATACATCTGCCCCTGAGGGTCTATGAGTCTCAATCAGCTTAAATCTGAATCAGTCTGAATCTGAATTAATACGAATCAATCTCAATTAATATGAATCAATCTGAATCAACCTGAATCTGATACAGTGTAAGAAATGAGAGAATCAGTCATTTGAATTCTGAATAAATCAGTATCTCAGTCAGAATCTGTCACCAGTCTTAGTAAAAAATCCAGTTCGGTTGATTCAGAAAAAGAAATGGTGAAAAGAATTCAGAATCAGCTAGAAAATGAATCGGAATCAGACAGTGAATCAGTTCATGCTGCTAGGTTTGACTCTGCTGCTGAGTGTGCGATGGTGAGTGGTGACTGAAATAATCTGGAGAAATAAACCCCGAAGTCATCAGTAATGTTAGTATATTAGCCTCTGTTCCTTTAGTTTCACTTTGAGGCCTCATCGCGTGGGCGTGTATCAAACCTCCAACAATCAGAATGTAAtccgtgtgtctgtgtgctttatATCTCTTCTGCATTGTACTTGGAAGTGCCTTTTACCTTCATGAGGAGTGACCTTTGAGCTTGATTGCCcctctctcagttcagtgtggaCTTGGTGCTTATTCATGCAGAGAGCTGACCTCTGCATCGTCCTGCAGCCTGATGGCATCTGTGATCTTCTCTGTGCTTTCATCTTCTGTTAGATTTTCATCACTATCTTTTAGGCTGTGTAcgatatgcaaatgaggctgatgatgatgatgtcataacCCACCgtcagacacacacttacagtcaGCAGTAATGAGGTGCAGTGCTCCTGGAACATGTTCAGTGCactttgtagtgttttactgctgcAGTGGGATTTATTATTCATCTCTAGCAGTGCATCACACTCAGCAGAGAcactttaacttcatttaatatttaaacaccAAAACTAAACTCAGCTGGTGATCTGGGCTAACCAGGTTAACctttgtgcactgtgtgtgtgtgagaatgattttatttgatttataaaGCTTACTTGTGTTGCATTTTGCTATTTAAAGTTACGGGATTCTTTCTACACCTGAACACAGCTTTAAGATTTTTGGACAGAGACGATGATGAACAGAATAAACAGACTGAATCAAGTGTTACACTGATCACCTGATGCACATTAAAGAGTTTCAACTCTGAATCTTTTTGTCAAAGACATCTttattgtaaaaacaaaaacaaacaaaaaaaaacatcatttcagtAAATTCAGCAGCACAGCAAACgttagcctagcctagcctagcatCAGCGCTAATGTGACGGATATTTTGTGAGAATCTGAAAACAGAAGGTTTAATAATTGGCGTAGAAACTGTGTGATTCAAAAGAGTCGGTTCAGTGTTTCGATTCTGACTCTGAGTCATGTAGTCAGTTAGGTCACTAATTAACATGCTGACCTGTGAAATCTGCTCTAGTGAGTGGATGAggtgtaatacacactgattaatGCTCCGGGGGGCAGGATCACACCCGGGCGAgtggttgttgttattaaaagtaaaataaataaaaacacacagaagtttgaggatgatgaagagtaATGATGTGATGAAGAATGTGTGGAGTTTACTCCTGTAAACCTGAGCCCAGTGCGCGCGCCGCTATTTCCGCTCCGCTCTGTCACATGACGGTCAGACTGCGCGAGTCCAACTCaccggatccacacacacacacacacactatgaggAGGCGctgcacatcacacaacacacacactgattttccCCCCTGATATGCAAATGTGAGATTTTCCTTAAaagtttgtggtgtgtgtgtgtgcgcgcgcgcgcgcatgtgtgtgtgtgtaaaagtgagaGAAGGAATCCGGTGTGGAAGTCACGAGCGCTGAATTTCCtgcagaggaggaggaaaagaaaaagaagggggaaaaaagaggaaagGCGGAGAGGAAAAGTGGAGTTCTGTTGATGAAAAACAGGGAAGATGGCTGAacaagagaaaggagagaaagacaggaccagcggagagacagacggagcgcagagagacagacaaaaccCCGATACCGGAGATCACGTAAGAAAAACCCAGAACCGGCCtcgatataccacacacaccgcGATATTACTGACCTCCACTCCTCTCAGCCTGGACACTGCCGTTTCTCACTGACGATGTTACCGTGTGTCTCACTGTGacgatgttgtgtgtgtgtgtgtgtgtgtgtgtacttcaaTACTTGCCTACCGATATATCACAAGAGTGATAATCTGTTCATtattgtgattaaaaaaaaaaaaaaaaaaactcagactCTAGTGCAGTGCAATATCATCTGTAACTCATTATCACTATattactgctgtgtgtgtgtgtgtgtgcgcgcgcgcgcgtttTCAGAGGTTAAACCTGGCTGCAGTGTATGTATCAGATGCTCAGCACAACAGGAACATCATGTTTGACACGACACCACAGGCAGTGCGgtaactacacaactacacaacctactgctgtgtgtgtgtaaaggtggcACAATGCAAGATCTGCAgcattcttttgtgtgtgtgtgtgtgtaggctgtaCCTGTTGTATAATCACTGgctgttgcgtgtgtgtgtgtacgtcttCATCATGGTGGATTTGTCGCTTGCACTGTTTGAGGAGCCTGCTCTCGTCCCTCTGCCCCTGTGggtcagtaacacacacacacacttgtcaggTTTTGTGTAATTTAGGTTCAGTGGCTATTAGTTTCTGCCTTTATCACCAtgtctgaatctgaatcagtcAGCATCAGTAGCACTGAGAGTCAGATTTATTTCTGACTGAATTTAATCCAAAAGTTAAGATATGAATCAGATGAACTTCTGTTCAGAACAGAATGATTCGAATCTGAATCGATCAAACTCCAACTGAATCAGAAATATCAATCTAAATGATCGATAATCAATTACAATCAGAATCACATTCAGTTACAATCAGGACAGAATCATAAAGGTTCAGTCTGAATCATTTTTATCCAGAATCATTTCAAAATttgatttatattcatttagaacatttaatttattcatctgATTCTTTCATCAGAATAAagataactctctctctctctctctctttctctctctctctctctctcgctgtctcgcTGTCTCGCTctttctgccccccccccccactgtatgtgtgtgtgtgtgtgtgtttggttccCCCAGGCCACCTCAGTAATAGAGCTCCTCTGCCTGATGGTGTTTTCTGCTCGATTGGTTCATTATGCTAAGGTAATTCCCCGTCGTGTTTTCATCAGAGATCCTAAAAACAtctgcatcatcatcaccatcacggTAATGCCACTCCTTCAGCTTCTTCATCTCCTTCAAATCCCTTTGTTTTCCTTCATGTGAACACTCTTCTCCACATGTCTGTTTaattatacacacagacacacacacgcacgcacgcataCACAAACCATGCCTCTGAGAAACAAAACTGTGTCAGTTAGCTTTATGCTTCAGAGGaagtgctgagtgtgtgtgtgtgtgtgtgttggggtgatGAAGATTACATTTTAACCTCAGCTTTCACCCATTCAACACTTTCACTGTGAGATAGACAGGAAATTTGTCCTGTTCACCTTTAGACAGAGTCAGCATGTGAATGAGAGTCGGAATCAGTCAGCATGTGAATGAGAGTCGGAATCAGTCAGCATGTGAATGAGAGTCGGAATCAGTCAGCATGTGAATGAGAGTCGGAATCAGTCAGCATGTGAATGAGAGTCGGAATCAGTCAGCATGTGAATGAGAGTCGGAATCAGTCAGCATGTGAATGAGAGTCGGAATCAGTCAGCATGTGAATGAGAGTCGGAATCAGTCAGCATGTGAATGAGAGTCGGAATCAGTCAGCATGTGAATGAGAGTCGGAATCAGTCAGCATGTGAATGAGAGTCGGAATCAGTCAGCATGTGAATGAGAGTCGGAATCAGTCAGCATGTGAATGAGAGTCGGAATCAGTCAGCATGTGAATGAGAGTCGGAATCAGTCAGCATGTGAATCAGAGTCGGAATCAGTCAGCATGTGAATCAGAGTCGGAATCAGTCAGCATGTGAATCAGAGTCGGAATCAGTCAGCATGTGAATCAGAGTCGGAATCAGTCAGCATGTGAATCAGAGTCGGAATCAGTCAGCATGTGAATCAGAGTCGGAATCAGTCAGCATGTGAATCAGAGTCGGAATCAGTCAGCATGTGAATCAGAGTCGGAATCAGTCAGCATGTGAATCAGAGTCGGAATCAGTCAGCATGTGAATCAGAGGTATGtatgtacacgcacacacaccacatacaggcacacaccacacacacagtcaacagGGTGTGTAATCCATAACTCACTGCACCAGTTCACACATGCTGACCGATTATAACTCTGATTCACAAGCTGACTgaatatgtggtgtgtgtgtggtgtgtgtgtgtgtatgtggtgcgtgtgtgtgtgtggtgtgtgtttatgtggcaatGAATTTGTTTGGTCCTAAAACCTACTACTCTACTAATATTCTCAAACGCAGTGTTTAATGGTGTCTAATAGTATTCTGTTTTATTACTGTAAAAccttattattgtgtgtgtgtgtgtgtgtgtgtgtgtgtgtataagttgtgtgtggtggatctgtgtgtgtatggtgttctGAGATTGTGTGGGCGCTCTGCTGTGAGATGGTCCAGAGTATTGAGGCCTCTCCTGCTCATAAACATCACAGAGGGacgacaggtaacacacacccacacacacacaagcttattTTGCATAATATAATTGTTAATTTTTTGTCAGTTTTTCCTTgactgtgtaaatgtatattgttatttaagtcctgctgtgtgtgtgtgtgtgtgtgtgtgtgtagctgcgcAGGGCCTTCAGGAGTATCCGTAACGCACTCCCTCAGATCCTGGTggtgtttttcttcttcattttcagtgtgttgatgttttcactCATGGCTCTGAAACTGCTGGGCAAacggtgaacacacacacacacacacacacacactggagactccttctatacatcatacctatacacacacacgtacacacacacacacacacacacatgctttattAATCTGTTCTCTTTTTTAGGAATCTTAAAACTATAGATGGCGCTCCGTATTTCACTGATTACCTGGAGATAGTTTTTGAtctgtatgttttagtgaccaCGGCTAACAGCCCTGACGTCATGTGAGTTCAGTCCTATGTCCATCCTAATCTCTGTCCagattgtgtccatgttgatctCTGTCCAGATTGTGTCCATGCTAATCTCTGTTcaggttgtgtccatgttgatctCTGTCCagattgtgtccatgttgatctCTGTCCAGGTTGTGTCCATGCTAATCTCTGTCCACACTGTGTCCATGCTAATCTCTGTCCAGGTTGTGTCCATGCTAATTTCTATCTCTGTCTTGAGTGAGGGTGTAacttctctctcattcttcgTGAAGGATGCCGGCGTACAACTACAGCTCATTCTTCGCCATCTTCTTCATCCTCTACATCGTCATCAACACCTATACCTTCATGTCAGTGTTCCTGGCTGTCGTCTACAACAACTACAAAAAATATCTGAAGGTatgtgaatgatgatgatgatgatgataataataataataatagcattaCTGGAACTATAACATTACACTAATCAGTTTTGGTGCCCTAACAgtccccctgtgtgtgtgtgtgtgtgtacatgcaggaGGAGGTACGGCAGCTGGTGAGAGCGAAAAGGCAGAAGTTGTGTCATGCTTTTTCTCTGCTGCAAGAAGTGGGCGGGGCCGAGAGAGAACCACGTGTCAGTCAAACACGCTGGAAACAGTTAGTGCGTCTCGTCCAGCCTGACATCAGCAACGCACACCGAGAGCtgctgtggagtgtgtgtgacccTCAGAACACTGGACATGtcggtcagacacacacacacacacacacactattggaCTATTACTCAGATAAAAATGAAGTAgtacaagcgtgtgtgtgtgtgtgtgtgttgtagggaaGATGGTGTTTGTGCAGTTGGCTGATTTGTTGAATATTCATGTGATCACGatgaaatctcacacacacccactggaCCGCTGGATCCCTGCTTTTTATCAGTCCACCTTCAGTAAACTGATCCACAGTATGGTCCagcacaggtaacacacacacacatacacacagagcaaGCCAGTTGTTTGTCTCCGTGGTCcagtttaaatgtgtgtgtgtgtttcaggatgtttgtgtatgtgtatgatgtgatcATCCTGATTAATGCGGTGTTTATTGGTCTGGACGAGGAGAACCCGGCCGTCTCCGTGGCTGAGTGGATCTTCCTCACGCTCTACATCCTGGAGATTTTACTCAAGCTCTACACCTTCGAGCCACACACCTTCTTCGCCAAACACCAATTCtggaactggtgtgtgtgtgtgtgtctatttgtgtgtttatatatagtggcaggctgtgcatttcacacctaggctttcactggtgtccttcctgaattaatccacctctataccatcattatgacgccacgacaatagatactaatcaaccattaaacagcaaagtaaaaaagaaattagtctaaagtatttcacacctcacaaggaatagtccattttattacagtccaccttgaaaatccatttgtaaggatgtccgtgaccaaatcgatttcttctcctctgtcagccagtgtgagttaaaatatatatattttatttagtttgtgcggttccctgcctctgactactccaattatccaatcaaaagacgtGAAATTGCTGACacaatcgtatgcctgctagatgaccccagtgacaccaactcgaaatctgattggttaatggaacagtttcattgccacttattttaagctccgggcgcctgcactattgattctgaaggccttaaggcagatttctttcaccctggcgacacatgatgtcatccactgtctgaaatatgattggataaatactattatcataaatatacactactgaatttaatacacattcatggaaaaatatattaaatatattaacatgcaagtcagtgattcagatcactgctgtttaggccagcagagaaggacttactggccctgacggcccaccactgtttatatacattactggttaccatgacaaccatcTCATAATATCAAATTTATAATCTGGCCAAATATCTTTATTGGTTGTTTTTTGCAAAGCTTTCCTGGTTACCATGACAACTGCATGGCTGCATCTCAGACCAtatactgtgtgagtgtgtgtttgtgtttgtgtttgagagagaatttaaatgtttttaatattactCTAACCCTATCTTCCCTGTTTCTCAGGTTTGACACGATCATCATTGTCTCTGCTCTGCTGGCGACCATCATCAACTCTGCCTTAaaatcctgtacacacacacacacgtacacacacacacacacacattaaacccCCAGTACCCCCCAAATGAATGCTGGAATGAAGTGCACTAGATTAGTCagtgtgtagaggtcagtgtgtagaagtcagtgtgtagttcaCTTCATCAAGTTTACACTGCAGCTCTGgggctaatgtagctaacataCTAGGAGCTTATAGCCACCAGTTTAACGTGCTGGTGTGATGGTGctatggtgctgtagtgatggtggtggtgtgatggtgctgtagtgttggtggtgtagtgatggtgctgtagtgatggtgtgatggtgtgatggtgctgtagtgatggtgtgatggtgctgtagtgatggtggtgtagtgatggtgtgatggtgctgtagtgatggtggtgtagtgatggtgtgatggtggtgtagtgatggtgctgtagtgatggtgtgatggtgctgtagtgatggtgtagtgatggtggtgtagtgatggtggtgtagttctggtgtgatggtgctgtagtgatggtgtgatggtgctgtagtgatggtgtgatggtggtgtagtgatggtgtagtgatggtggtgtagtgatggtggtgtggtggtgtagtgatggtggtgtagtgatggtgtgatggtggtgtagtgatggtgtgatggtgctgtagtgatggtgtgatggtggtgtagtgatggtgctgtagtgatggtgctgtagtgatggtgtgatggtggtgtagtgatggtgtgatggtggtgtagtgatggtgtgatggtgctggtgtgatggtgctgtagtgatggtggtgtagtgatggtgtgatggtggtgtagtgatggtgtgatggtggtgtagtgatggtgtgatggtgctgtagtgatggtgtgatggtggtgtagtgatggtgtgatggtactgtagtgatggtgtgatggtgctgtagtgatggtgtgatggtactgtagtgatggtgtgatggtgctgtagtgatggtgtgatggtgctgtagtgatggtgtgatggtgctgtagtgatggtggtgtagtgatggtgtgatggtggtgtagtgatggtgtgatggtgctgtagtgatggtgtgatggtgctgtagtgatgttggtgtagtgatggtgtgatggtactgtagtgatggtgtgatggtactgtagtgatggtgtgatggtgctgtagtgatggtgtgatggtgtgatggtgctgtagtgatggtgtgatggtgtgatggtgctgtagtgatggtgtgatggtgctgtagtgatggtgctgtagtgatggtgtgatggtggtgtagtgatggtgtgatggtgctggtgtgatggtgtgatggtgctggtgtgatggtgctgtagtgatggtggtgtagtgatggtgtgatggtggtgtagtgatggtgtgatggtggtgtagtgatggtgtgatggtgctgtagtgatggtggtgtagtgatggtgtgatggtactgtagtgatggtgtgatggtgctgtagtgatggtgtgatggtgctgtagtgatggtgtgatggtactgtagtgatggtgtgatggtgctgtagtgatggtgtgatggtgctgtagtgatggtggtgtagtgatggtgtgatggtggtgtagtgatggtgtgatggtgctgtagtgatggtgtgatggtgctgtagtgatggtggtgtagtgatggtgtgatggtggtgtagtgatggtgtgatggtgctgtagtgatggtgtgatggtgctgtagtgatgttggtgtagtgatggtgtgatggtactgtagtgatggtgtgatggtactgtagtgatggtgtgatggtgctgtagtgatggtgtgatggtgctgtagtgatggtggtgtagtgatggtgtgatggtgctgtagtgatggtgtggtgatggtgtagtgatggtggtgtagtgatggtggtgtagtgatggtgtgatggtgctgtagtgatggtgtgatggtggtgtagtgatggtgtgatgatggtgtagtgatggtgtgatggtggtgtagtgatggtggtgtagtgatggtgtgatggtgctgaagtgat
This genomic window from Hemibagrus wyckioides isolate EC202008001 linkage group LG27, SWU_Hwy_1.0, whole genome shotgun sequence contains:
- the pgap4 gene encoding transmembrane protein 246 is translated as MRRWRCVALRHTRWWSHVTRAVVVCVLTFGVFLPLCCHRCLYSYYFLKSWYLEQRSEEALRRSYEEGQEALAYWRDMVAGGAVQGDVSEGPELLVTVVTARRNDGVQYHYLLQVMRQLDILLRGCGRAPCAAVLVCDVESGLEGNEDAALVEKRFRVVRQGKGSNQDVNVFEKEKRDYVWCLRQSTEVMKPRNLVVLEDDALPCTDFFSVLRDLLGRRFLSHSLYVKLYHPERLQRYWNPEPYRILEWVGLGVFGSSMSLLFLAFCTRFTLPFSVPLFLFLVVYIMAGAELIGRHYLLELRRVSPQLYAVSPATECCTPAMLFPGNTSSRVADLLDATTCMRGNGKDMVLYRHADSAHSLEPNAIWHIGAFSSIRANPPRPKLL
- the tpcn3 gene encoding two pore segment channel 3 isoform X2, with protein sequence MAEQEKGEKDRTSGETDGAQRDRQNPDTGDHRLNLAAVYVSDAQHNRNIMFDTTPQAVRLYLLYNHWLLRVCVYVFIMVDLSLALFEEPALVPLPLWATSVIELLCLMVFSARLVHYAKLCVVDLCVYGVLRLCGRSAVRWSRVLRPLLLINITEGRQLRRAFRSIRNALPQILVVFFFFIFSVLMFSLMALKLLGKRNLKTIDGAPYFTDYLEIVFDLYVLVTTANSPDVMMPAYNYSSFFAIFFILYIVINTYTFMSVFLAVVYNNYKKYLKEEVRQLVRAKRQKLCHAFSLLQEVGGAEREPRVSQTRWKQLVRLVQPDISNAHRELLWSVCDPQNTGHVGKMVFVQLADLLNIHVITMKSHTHPLDRWIPAFYQSTFSKLIHSMVQHRMFVYVYDVIILINAVFIGLDEENPAVSVAEWIFLTLYILEILLKLYTFEPHTFFAKHQFWNWFDTIIIVSALLATIINSALKSSGGYTSRQILDIVFILRVLRLIRVVDTIPRFRAIINTLIKIGAPMLTFGQLILVVYYIFAMVGMELFKGKVHYFGDDSDNPAHHFCGNVLLNGSAFARNNYCKNNFNDVVSSFILLLELTVVNQWHVLAGGFTAVTHVSARIFFILFHIVVVIIIINIFVAFILEAFFIEYMVEKSELQTALEKKIEELCLCVEQKHADNNLVDAMETQENDLGPAEGAKVKPTIIFKISSTRYRTMDGLLQRMFETEMDLSTDDLEEEATENRTFSNPVFTSS
- the tpcn3 gene encoding two pore segment channel 3 isoform X3, yielding MAEQEKGEKDRTSGETDGAQRDRQNPDTGDHATSVIELLCLMVFSARLVHYAKVIPRRVFIRDPKNICIIITITLCVVDLCVYGVLRLCGRSAVRWSRVLRPLLLINITEGRQLRRAFRSIRNALPQILVVFFFFIFSVLMFSLMALKLLGKRNLKTIDGAPYFTDYLEIVFDLYVLVTTANSPDVMMPAYNYSSFFAIFFILYIVINTYTFMSVFLAVVYNNYKKYLKEEVRQLVRAKRQKLCHAFSLLQEVGGAEREPRVSQTRWKQLVRLVQPDISNAHRELLWSVCDPQNTGHVGKMVFVQLADLLNIHVITMKSHTHPLDRWIPAFYQSTFSKLIHSMVQHRMFVYVYDVIILINAVFIGLDEENPAVSVAEWIFLTLYILEILLKLYTFEPHTFFAKHQFWNWFDTIIIVSALLATIINSALKSSGGYTSRQILDIVFILRVLRLIRVVDTIPRFRAIINTLIKIGAPMLTFGQLILVVYYIFAMVGMELFKGKVHYFGDDSDNPAHHFCGNVLLNGSAFARNNYCKNNFNDVVSSFILLLELTVVNQWHVLAGGFTAVTHVSARIFFILFHIVVVIIIINIFVAFILEAFFIEYMVEKSELQTALEKKIEELCLCVEQKHADNNLVDAMETQENDLGPAEGAKVKPTIIFKISSTRYRTMDGLLQRMFETEMDLSTDDLEEEATENRTFSNPVFTSS
- the tpcn3 gene encoding two pore segment channel 3 isoform X4, with protein sequence MAEQEKGEKDRTSGETDGAQRDRQNPDTGDHATSVIELLCLMVFSARLVHYAKLCVVDLCVYGVLRLCGRSAVRWSRVLRPLLLINITEGRQLRRAFRSIRNALPQILVVFFFFIFSVLMFSLMALKLLGKRNLKTIDGAPYFTDYLEIVFDLYVLVTTANSPDVMMPAYNYSSFFAIFFILYIVINTYTFMSVFLAVVYNNYKKYLKEEVRQLVRAKRQKLCHAFSLLQEVGGAEREPRVSQTRWKQLVRLVQPDISNAHRELLWSVCDPQNTGHVGKMVFVQLADLLNIHVITMKSHTHPLDRWIPAFYQSTFSKLIHSMVQHRMFVYVYDVIILINAVFIGLDEENPAVSVAEWIFLTLYILEILLKLYTFEPHTFFAKHQFWNWFDTIIIVSALLATIINSALKSSGGYTSRQILDIVFILRVLRLIRVVDTIPRFRAIINTLIKIGAPMLTFGQLILVVYYIFAMVGMELFKGKVHYFGDDSDNPAHHFCGNVLLNGSAFARNNYCKNNFNDVVSSFILLLELTVVNQWHVLAGGFTAVTHVSARIFFILFHIVVVIIIINIFVAFILEAFFIEYMVEKSELQTALEKKIEELCLCVEQKHADNNLVDAMETQENDLGPAEGAKVKPTIIFKISSTRYRTMDGLLQRMFETEMDLSTDDLEEEATENRTFSNPVFTSS
- the tpcn3 gene encoding two pore segment channel 3 isoform X1; protein product: MAEQEKGEKDRTSGETDGAQRDRQNPDTGDHRLNLAAVYVSDAQHNRNIMFDTTPQAVRLYLLYNHWLLRVCVYVFIMVDLSLALFEEPALVPLPLWATSVIELLCLMVFSARLVHYAKVIPRRVFIRDPKNICIIITITLCVVDLCVYGVLRLCGRSAVRWSRVLRPLLLINITEGRQLRRAFRSIRNALPQILVVFFFFIFSVLMFSLMALKLLGKRNLKTIDGAPYFTDYLEIVFDLYVLVTTANSPDVMMPAYNYSSFFAIFFILYIVINTYTFMSVFLAVVYNNYKKYLKEEVRQLVRAKRQKLCHAFSLLQEVGGAEREPRVSQTRWKQLVRLVQPDISNAHRELLWSVCDPQNTGHVGKMVFVQLADLLNIHVITMKSHTHPLDRWIPAFYQSTFSKLIHSMVQHRMFVYVYDVIILINAVFIGLDEENPAVSVAEWIFLTLYILEILLKLYTFEPHTFFAKHQFWNWFDTIIIVSALLATIINSALKSSGGYTSRQILDIVFILRVLRLIRVVDTIPRFRAIINTLIKIGAPMLTFGQLILVVYYIFAMVGMELFKGKVHYFGDDSDNPAHHFCGNVLLNGSAFARNNYCKNNFNDVVSSFILLLELTVVNQWHVLAGGFTAVTHVSARIFFILFHIVVVIIIINIFVAFILEAFFIEYMVEKSELQTALEKKIEELCLCVEQKHADNNLVDAMETQENDLGPAEGAKVKPTIIFKISSTRYRTMDGLLQRMFETEMDLSTDDLEEEATENRTFSNPVFTSS
- the tpcn3 gene encoding two pore segment channel 3 isoform X5 gives rise to the protein MAEQEKGEKDRTSGETDGAQRDRQNPDTGDHLCVVDLCVYGVLRLCGRSAVRWSRVLRPLLLINITEGRQLRRAFRSIRNALPQILVVFFFFIFSVLMFSLMALKLLGKRNLKTIDGAPYFTDYLEIVFDLYVLVTTANSPDVMMPAYNYSSFFAIFFILYIVINTYTFMSVFLAVVYNNYKKYLKEEVRQLVRAKRQKLCHAFSLLQEVGGAEREPRVSQTRWKQLVRLVQPDISNAHRELLWSVCDPQNTGHVGKMVFVQLADLLNIHVITMKSHTHPLDRWIPAFYQSTFSKLIHSMVQHRMFVYVYDVIILINAVFIGLDEENPAVSVAEWIFLTLYILEILLKLYTFEPHTFFAKHQFWNWFDTIIIVSALLATIINSALKSSGGYTSRQILDIVFILRVLRLIRVVDTIPRFRAIINTLIKIGAPMLTFGQLILVVYYIFAMVGMELFKGKVHYFGDDSDNPAHHFCGNVLLNGSAFARNNYCKNNFNDVVSSFILLLELTVVNQWHVLAGGFTAVTHVSARIFFILFHIVVVIIIINIFVAFILEAFFIEYMVEKSELQTALEKKIEELCLCVEQKHADNNLVDAMETQENDLGPAEGAKVKPTIIFKISSTRYRTMDGLLQRMFETEMDLSTDDLEEEATENRTFSNPVFTSS